The following are encoded in a window of Variovorax paradoxus genomic DNA:
- a CDS encoding alpha-E domain-containing protein: MLSRTADHLYWMSRYTERAENTARMLDVNYQTSLLPQSAEVAKYGWQGVLSISELLPLYNDKYDHIAPNEVMEFMVKDESNPSSIVSCLKAARENARAVRGALTTEAWETQNTTWLEVNRMLRAGDFERDPGQFFEWVKFRSHLSRGVTLGTMLQDEAFYFSRLGTFLERADNTARLVDVKFHALNSEFFGAATEEDQEYDFYHWSAILRSVSAFEVYRKVYRDVIKPERVAELLILRADMPRSLHASLAEVVANLAKVQNEQSAETQRRAGKLLADLQYARVDEILATGLHAYLTQFLDRVNELGGRISQDFLVPAH, from the coding sequence ATGCTGTCCCGCACCGCAGACCATCTCTACTGGATGTCCCGCTACACCGAGCGTGCCGAGAACACGGCGCGCATGCTCGACGTCAACTACCAGACCTCGCTGCTGCCGCAGTCGGCCGAGGTTGCCAAGTACGGCTGGCAGGGCGTGCTGTCCATCAGCGAGCTGCTGCCGCTGTACAACGACAAGTACGACCACATCGCACCCAACGAGGTGATGGAGTTCATGGTCAAGGACGAGAGCAATCCGTCGTCGATCGTCTCCTGCCTGAAGGCCGCCCGCGAGAACGCCCGTGCCGTGCGCGGCGCGCTCACCACCGAGGCCTGGGAAACGCAGAACACCACCTGGCTCGAAGTGAACCGCATGCTGCGCGCCGGCGATTTCGAGCGCGACCCGGGCCAGTTCTTCGAGTGGGTCAAGTTCCGCTCGCACCTGTCGCGCGGCGTCACGCTGGGCACCATGCTCCAGGATGAGGCGTTCTACTTCTCGCGCCTAGGCACCTTTTTGGAGCGTGCCGACAACACGGCGCGCCTGGTCGACGTGAAGTTCCACGCGCTCAACAGCGAATTCTTCGGTGCCGCCACCGAGGAAGACCAGGAGTACGACTTCTATCACTGGAGCGCCATCCTGCGCAGCGTCTCGGCCTTCGAGGTCTACCGCAAGGTGTACCGCGACGTGATCAAGCCCGAGCGCGTGGCCGAGCTGCTCATTCTTCGCGCCGACATGCCGCGCTCGCTGCACGCGAGCCTGGCCGAGGTGGTCGCCAACCTCGCGAAGGTGCAGAACGAGCAGAGCGCCGAAACCCAACGCCGCGCCGGCAAGCTGCTGGCCGACCTGCAGTACGCACGGGTCGACGAGATCCTGGCGACCGGGCTGCATGCCTACCTCACGCAGTTCCTCGACCGGGTGAACGAGCTGGGTGGGCGCATCAGCCAGGACTTCCTGGTGCCGGCGCACTGA
- a CDS encoding circularly permuted type 2 ATP-grasp protein, which produces MHKFDEMYEQLPYAGAAIRQHYKRYDQWLAKQPGEVMRARREEAEMIFRRVGITFAVYGAKDEDGSGTERLIPFDLLPRIIPSHEWESMEKGLVQRVTALNRFLYDVYHDQDIIKAGIIPAEQILNNAQFRPEMMGVNVPHNVYSNISGIDIVRAPDAQGNGEYYVLEDNLRVPSGVSYMLENRKMMMRLFPELFNQNRIAPVAHYPDLLLETLRASAPPATAEPTVVVLTPGMYNSAYFEHAFLAQQMGVELVEGQDLFVKDDFVYMRTTRGPLRVDVIYRRVDDDFLDPDVFRPTSTLGCAGLMRAYRAGNVVICNAVGTGVADDKSIYPYVPKMIEFYLGEKPILKNVPTYMCRNKDELQYTLDNMKDLVVKEVHGAGGYGMLIGPAATQAEIEDFKKAVIAKPDGYIAQPTLSLSTSPTFVDAGIAPRHIDLRPFVLSGSEVQMVPGGLTRVALKEGSLVVNSSQGGGTKDTWILEADRTAKPKPATQSQSQSQ; this is translated from the coding sequence ATGCACAAATTCGACGAGATGTATGAGCAGCTCCCCTATGCGGGCGCTGCAATCCGGCAACACTACAAGCGCTACGACCAATGGCTTGCGAAGCAACCCGGTGAGGTGATGCGAGCGCGGCGAGAAGAGGCGGAAATGATTTTTCGCCGGGTCGGCATCACCTTCGCGGTGTACGGCGCCAAGGACGAGGACGGCTCCGGCACCGAGCGGTTGATCCCGTTCGACCTGCTGCCCCGGATCATTCCCTCCCACGAGTGGGAGAGCATGGAAAAGGGGCTGGTGCAGCGTGTCACGGCGCTCAACCGCTTCCTGTACGACGTCTACCACGACCAGGACATCATCAAGGCCGGCATCATCCCGGCCGAGCAGATCCTGAACAACGCCCAGTTCCGCCCCGAGATGATGGGCGTGAACGTGCCGCACAACGTCTACTCGAACATTTCGGGCATCGACATCGTGCGTGCGCCCGACGCCCAGGGCAACGGCGAGTACTACGTGCTCGAAGACAACCTGCGCGTGCCCAGCGGCGTGAGCTACATGCTCGAAAACCGCAAGATGATGATGCGGCTCTTTCCGGAGCTCTTCAATCAGAACCGCATCGCGCCGGTCGCCCACTACCCCGATCTGCTGCTTGAAACGCTGCGCGCCAGCGCACCGCCGGCCACGGCCGAGCCCACGGTGGTGGTGCTCACGCCCGGCATGTACAACAGCGCCTACTTCGAGCACGCCTTCCTGGCCCAGCAGATGGGCGTGGAACTGGTCGAAGGCCAAGACCTGTTCGTGAAGGACGACTTCGTCTACATGCGCACCACGCGCGGCCCGCTGCGGGTCGACGTGATCTACCGCCGCGTCGACGACGACTTTCTCGACCCCGACGTGTTCCGCCCGACCTCCACCCTCGGCTGCGCGGGCCTCATGCGCGCCTACCGCGCGGGCAACGTCGTCATCTGCAATGCCGTGGGCACCGGCGTGGCCGACGACAAGTCGATCTACCCGTACGTGCCGAAGATGATCGAGTTCTACCTCGGCGAGAAGCCGATTTTGAAGAACGTGCCGACCTACATGTGCCGCAACAAGGACGAGCTGCAGTACACGCTCGACAACATGAAGGACCTGGTCGTCAAGGAGGTGCACGGCGCCGGCGGCTACGGCATGCTCATCGGCCCGGCCGCCACGCAGGCCGAGATCGAAGACTTCAAGAAGGCCGTCATCGCCAAGCCCGACGGCTACATCGCCCAGCCCACGCTGAGCCTGTCGACCTCGCCGACCTTCGTCGACGCCGGCATCGCGCCGCGCCACATCGACCTGCGCCCCTTCGTGCTCTCGGGCAGCGAGGTGCAGATGGTGCCCGGCGGCCTCACGCGCGTGGCGCTCAAGGAAGGGTCGCTGGTGGTCAACTCGTCGCAGGGCGGCGGCACCAAGGACACCTGGATTCTCGAAGCGGACCGCACGGCCAAGCCGAAGCCGGCCACGCAGTCGCAAAGCCAATCGCAGTAG
- a CDS encoding DNA internalization-related competence protein ComEC/Rec2, which yields MVSEVSGGRSRRASGAVAGGSGAFVALGGTLLGAALQLRQPQLWHAGVYAALLLVGLGGGWLLWRWRGGRLIVLMLSLACGAMAGAGLAGWRATAYANGALEPQLEGRDLRLTGVVSQMPQHSEIGTRFRFDVEAAQWAEASPDTAPPTVPSRIALAWYGEHSGVWEQPVERRASTARTVGEVHAGQRWQLTVRLRAPHGNLNPHGFDSELWAWEQGVHAQGHVRVGAREPAPQLLGTTWLHPIERAREAVRDDVFARVDDRRQAGVIAALVTGDQGAIDRADWDVFRATGVAHLMSISGLHITLFAWFAAHVVGALWRRSSRLMLWLPAQQAALAGGVLLAALYALFSGWGVPSQRTVWMLAAVALLRLTGRRWPWPHVWLLTAAVVVAADPWALLQAGFWLSFVAVAVLFASATAVPGEGKMGALTRLRRFFREQWTITLALAPLSLLLFQQVSAVGLVANAIAIPWVTLVITPLAMLGVAVPPLWDVAAGAVKLFALLLQAFAGLPFATLSMAAPPPWLAAGGVAGGVLLAMRLPWSMRALGLPLLLPVLLWQPARPAVGEFDLLAADIGQGNAVLVRTATHSLLYDAGPRYGLDSDAGHRVLVPLLRARGERLDMLLLSHRDIDHTGGAPAVLAMQPQAALLSSIEAGHPLQALRPARRCEAGQRWTWDGVDFELLFPYDSDYRSFTRPNAVSCVLRIGNGRATALLAGDIERLQEAALVARTPGLQADVLLVPHHGSKTSSSEALLDTVRPRIALVQAGYRSRFGHPAPEVVARYVERGVRVIDSPRCGAAHWASATPAEVSCERALDLRYWRHRMP from the coding sequence ATGGTTTCAGAGGTGTCTGGAGGTCGGTCGCGGCGTGCGTCCGGCGCGGTGGCGGGCGGGTCGGGGGCCTTTGTTGCGCTCGGCGGCACGCTGCTCGGCGCGGCCTTGCAGCTGCGCCAGCCGCAGCTGTGGCACGCAGGCGTTTACGCCGCATTGCTGCTCGTGGGGCTCGGCGGTGGCTGGCTGTTGTGGCGGTGGCGTGGAGGCCGGCTGATCGTGCTGATGCTGTCGCTGGCATGCGGCGCGATGGCCGGTGCAGGGCTCGCTGGATGGCGTGCGACGGCCTATGCGAACGGGGCGTTAGAGCCGCAGCTCGAAGGGCGGGACCTGCGGCTCACGGGCGTGGTCTCGCAGATGCCGCAGCACAGCGAGATCGGAACACGCTTCCGTTTCGATGTGGAGGCGGCGCAATGGGCCGAGGCTTCACCTGACACTGCGCCGCCGACTGTGCCATCGCGCATCGCGCTCGCCTGGTACGGCGAACACAGCGGCGTATGGGAGCAGCCCGTCGAGCGGCGCGCGTCCACCGCCCGCACGGTGGGCGAAGTGCACGCCGGCCAGCGCTGGCAACTGACCGTGCGCCTGCGCGCGCCACACGGCAACCTCAACCCGCACGGTTTTGACAGCGAGCTGTGGGCATGGGAGCAGGGCGTGCATGCCCAGGGCCATGTGCGCGTCGGCGCACGCGAACCCGCGCCGCAGCTGTTGGGCACCACGTGGCTGCATCCGATCGAGCGGGCACGCGAGGCCGTGCGCGATGACGTCTTCGCCCGCGTGGACGACCGGCGACAGGCCGGCGTGATCGCCGCGCTGGTCACGGGCGACCAGGGCGCCATCGACCGCGCCGACTGGGACGTGTTCCGCGCCACGGGCGTGGCGCACCTGATGTCGATCTCGGGCCTGCACATCACCTTGTTCGCGTGGTTCGCGGCGCATGTCGTGGGCGCGCTCTGGCGGCGCAGCAGCCGGCTCATGCTGTGGCTGCCCGCGCAGCAGGCCGCACTCGCGGGCGGTGTGCTGCTGGCCGCGCTCTATGCGCTCTTCAGCGGATGGGGCGTGCCCTCGCAGCGCACGGTGTGGATGCTCGCGGCCGTGGCGCTGCTGCGTCTGACGGGCAGGCGCTGGCCGTGGCCGCATGTCTGGTTGCTGACGGCCGCGGTCGTGGTGGCCGCCGATCCGTGGGCGCTGCTGCAGGCCGGCTTCTGGCTCAGCTTCGTGGCGGTGGCGGTGCTCTTCGCCTCGGCGACGGCCGTGCCGGGCGAGGGCAAGATGGGGGCGCTCACGCGGCTGCGTCGCTTCTTCCGCGAGCAATGGACCATCACACTGGCGCTCGCGCCCTTGAGCCTGCTGCTGTTCCAGCAGGTGTCGGCCGTCGGGCTCGTGGCCAATGCGATCGCAATCCCGTGGGTGACGCTGGTGATCACGCCGCTGGCGATGCTCGGCGTGGCGGTGCCGCCGTTGTGGGACGTGGCCGCCGGCGCCGTGAAGCTGTTCGCCTTGTTGTTGCAGGCGTTCGCCGGCCTGCCATTCGCCACGCTGTCGATGGCCGCGCCACCGCCGTGGCTGGCCGCGGGGGGTGTGGCGGGTGGCGTGCTGCTGGCGATGCGCTTGCCGTGGTCGATGCGCGCGCTTGGCCTGCCGCTGCTGTTGCCGGTGCTGCTGTGGCAGCCGGCGCGGCCCGCGGTGGGCGAGTTCGATCTGCTCGCCGCCGATATCGGGCAGGGCAACGCGGTGCTCGTGCGCACCGCCACGCACAGCCTGCTGTACGACGCCGGCCCGCGCTACGGGCTCGACAGCGATGCGGGCCATCGCGTGCTCGTGCCCTTGCTGCGCGCGCGGGGCGAACGGCTCGACATGCTCCTGCTCAGCCACCGCGACATCGACCACACAGGCGGCGCGCCCGCCGTGCTCGCCATGCAGCCGCAAGCCGCGCTGCTGAGCTCTATCGAGGCCGGGCATCCGCTGCAGGCGCTGCGCCCCGCGCGCCGATGCGAGGCCGGCCAGCGCTGGACCTGGGACGGCGTCGATTTCGAGCTGCTGTTTCCCTATGACAGCGACTACCGTAGCTTCACGCGGCCCAATGCCGTGTCGTGCGTGCTGCGCATCGGCAATGGCCGCGCCACGGCGCTGCTGGCCGGCGACATCGAGCGGCTGCAGGAGGCCGCGCTGGTGGCGCGCACGCCGGGGCTGCAGGCCGATGTGCTGCTGGTGCCTCACCACGGCAGCAAGACTTCGTCGAGCGAGGCATTGCTCGACACCGTGCGCCCGCGCATCGCGCTGGTCCAGGCCGGCTACCGCAGCCGCTTCGGCCACCCGGCGCCCGAGGTGGTGGCGCGCTACGTCGAGCGCGGCGTGCGGGTGATCGACAGCCCGCGCTGCGGTGCCGCCCATTGGGCAAGCGCGACGCCGGCCGAGGTGAGCTGTGAACGCGCGCTCGACCTGCGTTACTGGCGCCACCGCATGCCCTGA
- a CDS encoding DUF2126 domain-containing protein, which produces MSIHAALHHVTHYTYDRLVQLGPQVVRLRPAPHCRSNVISYSLRVEPAEHFVNWMQDPFANYQARLVFPEKTREFKVTVDLVVEMAVYNPFDFFLEPQAENFPFKYTASQAEELAPYLVADPVTPLLEAYLDKVDRKEQRTIDFLVGINQQVQQDVNYLIRMEPGVQTPEETLTNGSGSCRDSGWLLVQLLRHMGLAARFVSGYLIQLTPDVKALDGPSGTTVDFTDLHAWCEVFLPGAGWIGLDATSGLMAGEGHIPLACTPSPSSAAPIEGGVDESEVEFSHEMKVTRIYESPRVTKPYTEEQWAEVLALGDAVDARLVAGDVRLTMGGEPTYVATSDRDAPEWNTDALGPTKRGYATELVHKLRAEYGQGGFLHFGQGKWYPGEQLPRWALSIFWRADGQTLWHDPELFADERVPTHYTSEDARRFTTVLAHKLGLTERYMQPGYEDTYYYLWRERRLPVNVDPFDSKLDDELERVRLRRVFTQKLDAVIGYMLPIEPGNANADAPVLAGPGWKTGPWFLRDDRLFLIPGDSPMGYRLPLDSQPWASKGDYPYLIERDPTAPRGALPSASDYRARYATATTAAGAELGDVPYTFGTPPVVAASLRMQSPGDAAKGDAAQGDAAATAADAGSASATPATRQPLRGESAHWVTRTALCVEVRDPRRANGPAAEKKGSASGVLYVFMPPLARLEDYLDLVAAIEATAKQLGVRIVMEGYPPPRDPRLKMLAVTPDPGVIEVNIHPAHNWKELVDHTEFLYNAAFETRLSAEKFMTDGRHTGTGGGNHFVMGGATPADSPFLRRPELLASLLLYWHNHPSLSYLFSGMFIGPTSQAPRVDEARNDQVYELEIALKEIAKNREIYGQNMPAWLVDRTLRNILIDVSGNTHRSEFCIDKLYSPDSSTGRLGLLELRAFEMPPHARMSIAQQLLIRALVARFWDAPYEAPVTRWGTELHDRFLLPTFVKMDFDDVISEMRQAGFAFDADWFAPHFEFRFPLVGQMQSMGVELSLRNALEPWHVMGEEGSAGGTVRYVDSSLERIEVRVTGLNESRHVVTVNGKVLPLQPTGVTGEFVAGVRYKAWNPPSALHPSIPAHAPLTFDLVDTWMKRSLGGCQYFVAHPGGLNYDTFPVNAYEAESRRHSRFTRMGHTPGLLRTPPATIDLPGSREFPFTLDLRR; this is translated from the coding sequence ATGTCCATTCACGCCGCACTCCACCACGTCACCCACTACACATACGACCGCCTGGTGCAGTTGGGCCCGCAAGTCGTGCGACTGCGCCCCGCGCCCCATTGCCGCAGCAATGTGATCTCGTACTCGCTGCGGGTCGAACCGGCCGAGCACTTCGTCAACTGGATGCAGGACCCGTTCGCCAACTACCAGGCGCGGCTCGTGTTCCCCGAGAAAACGCGCGAGTTCAAGGTCACGGTCGACCTCGTGGTCGAGATGGCGGTCTACAACCCCTTCGACTTCTTTCTCGAGCCGCAGGCCGAGAACTTCCCGTTCAAGTACACGGCCTCGCAGGCCGAAGAACTGGCGCCCTACCTCGTGGCCGACCCGGTCACGCCGCTGCTGGAGGCCTACCTCGACAAGGTCGATCGCAAGGAGCAGCGCACCATCGACTTCCTGGTCGGCATCAACCAGCAGGTGCAGCAGGACGTCAACTACCTCATCCGCATGGAGCCCGGCGTGCAGACGCCGGAAGAAACGCTCACCAACGGCAGCGGCTCGTGCCGCGACTCGGGCTGGCTGCTGGTGCAACTGCTGCGCCACATGGGCCTGGCCGCGCGCTTCGTGTCGGGCTACCTGATCCAGCTCACGCCCGACGTGAAGGCGCTCGACGGCCCGAGCGGCACCACGGTCGACTTCACCGACCTGCACGCCTGGTGCGAGGTGTTCCTGCCGGGCGCCGGCTGGATCGGCCTGGATGCCACGTCGGGCCTCATGGCCGGCGAAGGCCACATTCCGCTGGCCTGCACGCCCTCGCCATCGAGCGCCGCGCCCATCGAGGGCGGCGTCGACGAATCCGAGGTCGAGTTCAGCCACGAGATGAAGGTCACGCGCATCTACGAATCGCCGCGCGTCACCAAGCCCTACACCGAAGAACAGTGGGCCGAAGTGCTCGCGCTCGGCGACGCGGTCGATGCGCGCCTCGTGGCCGGCGACGTGCGCCTCACGATGGGCGGCGAGCCCACCTACGTGGCCACCAGCGACCGCGACGCGCCCGAATGGAACACCGACGCGCTCGGCCCCACCAAGCGCGGCTACGCCACCGAGCTCGTGCACAAGCTGCGTGCCGAGTACGGCCAGGGCGGCTTCCTGCATTTCGGCCAGGGCAAGTGGTACCCGGGCGAACAACTGCCGCGCTGGGCGCTGTCGATCTTCTGGCGCGCCGACGGCCAGACGCTCTGGCACGACCCCGAGCTGTTCGCCGACGAGCGCGTGCCCACGCACTACACGAGCGAAGACGCGCGCCGCTTCACCACCGTGCTGGCGCACAAGCTGGGCCTCACCGAGCGCTACATGCAGCCCGGCTACGAAGACACCTATTACTACCTCTGGCGCGAACGCCGTCTGCCGGTGAACGTCGACCCCTTCGACTCCAAGCTCGACGACGAACTCGAACGCGTGCGCCTGCGCCGCGTGTTCACGCAGAAGCTCGACGCCGTCATCGGCTACATGCTGCCCATCGAGCCCGGCAACGCAAATGCCGATGCCCCCGTGCTCGCCGGCCCCGGCTGGAAGACCGGCCCGTGGTTCCTGCGCGACGACCGCCTGTTCCTGATCCCGGGCGATTCGCCCATGGGCTATCGCCTGCCGCTCGACTCGCAACCGTGGGCCAGCAAGGGCGACTACCCGTACCTCATCGAGCGCGACCCGACCGCGCCGCGCGGCGCCTTGCCGAGCGCGTCCGACTACCGCGCGCGCTATGCCACCGCCACCACGGCAGCCGGCGCCGAGCTGGGCGACGTGCCCTACACCTTCGGCACGCCGCCCGTGGTGGCCGCGTCGCTGCGCATGCAGAGCCCCGGCGATGCGGCCAAGGGCGATGCGGCACAAGGCGATGCAGCAGCAACGGCCGCTGATGCCGGGAGTGCTTCCGCCACACCCGCCACGCGCCAACCGCTGCGCGGCGAATCGGCCCACTGGGTCACGCGCACCGCACTGTGCGTCGAGGTGCGCGACCCGCGCCGCGCCAACGGCCCTGCGGCCGAGAAGAAGGGCAGCGCCTCGGGCGTGCTCTACGTCTTCATGCCGCCGCTCGCGCGCCTGGAGGACTACCTCGACCTCGTCGCCGCCATCGAAGCCACCGCGAAACAGCTCGGCGTGCGCATCGTGATGGAAGGCTATCCGCCGCCGCGCGATCCGCGCCTGAAGATGCTGGCCGTGACGCCCGACCCGGGCGTGATCGAGGTCAACATCCACCCGGCCCACAACTGGAAGGAACTCGTCGACCACACCGAGTTTCTCTACAACGCCGCATTCGAAACCCGCCTGTCGGCCGAGAAGTTCATGACCGACGGCCGCCACACCGGCACCGGCGGCGGCAACCACTTCGTGATGGGCGGCGCCACGCCGGCCGACAGCCCCTTCCTGCGCCGGCCCGAGCTGTTGGCCAGCCTGCTGCTGTACTGGCACAACCACCCGTCGCTGAGCTATCTGTTCTCGGGCATGTTCATCGGCCCGACGAGCCAGGCGCCGCGCGTGGACGAAGCACGCAACGACCAGGTCTACGAACTCGAAATTGCGCTGAAAGAAATCGCCAAGAACCGCGAGATCTACGGCCAGAACATGCCCGCATGGCTGGTCGACCGCACGCTACGCAACATCCTGATCGACGTGTCGGGCAACACGCACCGCAGCGAGTTCTGCATCGACAAGCTCTACTCGCCCGACTCCAGCACCGGCCGCCTCGGCCTTCTGGAACTGCGCGCGTTTGAAATGCCGCCCCATGCGCGCATGAGCATCGCGCAACAGCTGCTCATTCGCGCCCTCGTGGCGCGCTTCTGGGACGCGCCGTACGAGGCGCCCGTCACCCGCTGGGGCACCGAGCTGCACGACCGCTTCCTGCTGCCGACCTTCGTCAAGATGGATTTCGACGACGTCATCAGCGAGATGCGCCAGGCCGGCTTTGCCTTCGATGCCGACTGGTTCGCGCCGCACTTCGAGTTCCGCTTCCCGCTCGTGGGCCAGATGCAATCGATGGGCGTGGAGCTGTCGCTGCGCAACGCGCTCGAGCCCTGGCACGTGATGGGCGAAGAAGGCTCGGCCGGCGGCACGGTGCGCTATGTCGATTCATCGCTGGAGCGCATCGAGGTCCGCGTGACCGGCCTGAACGAAAGCCGCCACGTCGTCACCGTCAACGGCAAGGTGCTGCCGCTGCAGCCCACGGGCGTCACCGGCGAGTTCGTGGCCGGCGTGCGCTACAAGGCCTGGAACCCGCCCTCGGCGCTGCACCCGAGCATCCCGGCCCACGCCCCGCTGACCTTCGACCTCGTCGACACCTGGATGAAGCGCTCGTTGGGCGGCTGCCAGTACTTCGTGGCCCACCCGGGCGGGCTCAACTACGACACCTTCCCGGTCAACGCCTACGAAGCCGAAAGCCGTCGCCACTCGCGCTTCACACGCATGGGCCACACGCCGGGCCTGCTGCGCACGCCACCGGCCACCATCGACCTGCCGGGCAGCCGGGAGTTTCCGTTCACGCTGGACTTGCGGCGCTGA
- a CDS encoding circularly permuted type 2 ATP-grasp protein → MYADANGPQRPWSLDLFPLIVSPESWAQIEDGVQQRVRVLDRVMADAYGPQQLLAEGLLPPALVRGHPGYLRALHGVKPAGDTWLHIAAFDLARGPDGNWWVVSQRTQAPSGLGYLLENRLAITRQFPQAFEALQVQRLAATYSAMMEGLQRMCPSGSPPHIALLTPGPYNETYFEHAYLARYLGLTLVEGSDLTVRDQRVYLKTLQGLRPVHGLIKRLDDQFLDPLELRPDSTLGVPGLLQAIRAGNLLVANMPGSAFLESPALLGFLPGLALRLIGEKLKLPALPTWWCGERASLEAVLPQLGESAIKPTYPGFEGRASFDAVLGSQLGRRALDEWAGRIVREGDVHTVQGYLPLSQMPTWASDLGPGHIAPRALMLRVFAVSDGPQSWRVLPGGLARLAGPDAQIASMQRGGSSADVWVQTHGEVDRTTLLQPHATPASLARHRAPVTSRAAENMFWLGRYTERAENAVRLARLTLNLLGSEDQSSRPLLEWLHRMAVRNSLVPAEAPGSAPSQDTTRATHSRRVFERALIAELGDVDDGGSVGYSLRSIRQAAAAVRERLSQDNWNQIVRAESDFLRRAAEQAGEGSFAAGAALRALESASTALAAMTGAQTDRMTRDDAWRLLSIGRHIERLAFLSSALEAGFANGAVHEVSGFEAMVALFDSTITFHARYQQRRDVATLVDLLVLDAENPRSLAWVTQTLRGRIARLAGSAPGKLTALSYELPDPATWTLEHLCAAGPGADYPALVQLLATCETAAYHVSDAIGTRYFTLTSESLRSVGA, encoded by the coding sequence GTGTACGCCGACGCCAACGGCCCGCAGCGGCCGTGGTCGCTCGACCTGTTCCCGCTGATCGTCTCGCCCGAGAGCTGGGCGCAGATCGAGGACGGTGTGCAGCAGCGCGTGCGCGTGCTCGACCGTGTGATGGCCGACGCCTACGGTCCGCAGCAGCTGCTGGCCGAAGGCCTGCTGCCGCCGGCGCTGGTGCGCGGCCATCCGGGCTATCTGCGCGCGCTGCATGGCGTGAAGCCGGCGGGCGACACCTGGCTGCACATCGCCGCCTTCGACCTCGCACGCGGCCCCGACGGCAACTGGTGGGTGGTCTCGCAGCGCACGCAGGCGCCTTCGGGCCTGGGCTACCTGCTGGAGAACCGCCTGGCGATCACGCGGCAGTTTCCGCAGGCCTTCGAGGCGCTGCAGGTGCAGCGGCTGGCCGCCACCTACAGCGCCATGATGGAAGGCCTGCAGCGCATGTGCCCGTCGGGCTCGCCGCCGCACATCGCGCTGCTCACGCCGGGCCCGTACAACGAGACCTACTTCGAGCACGCCTACCTGGCGCGCTACCTCGGCCTGACGCTGGTCGAGGGCAGCGACCTCACGGTGCGCGACCAGCGCGTGTACCTGAAAACGCTCCAGGGCCTGCGCCCGGTGCATGGCCTCATCAAGCGGCTCGACGACCAGTTCCTCGACCCGCTGGAGCTGCGCCCCGACTCCACGCTCGGCGTGCCCGGCCTGCTGCAGGCGATCCGCGCGGGCAACCTGCTGGTGGCCAACATGCCGGGCTCGGCGTTCCTCGAATCGCCCGCGCTGCTGGGCTTCTTGCCGGGACTGGCGCTGCGGCTCATCGGCGAGAAGCTCAAGCTGCCGGCACTGCCGACCTGGTGGTGCGGCGAACGCGCCTCGCTCGAAGCCGTGCTGCCGCAGCTGGGCGAGAGCGCCATCAAGCCGACCTACCCCGGCTTCGAGGGGCGCGCCAGCTTCGACGCGGTGCTCGGCAGCCAGCTCGGCCGCCGCGCGCTCGACGAATGGGCCGGGCGCATCGTGCGCGAAGGCGATGTCCACACGGTGCAGGGCTACCTGCCGCTGTCGCAGATGCCGACCTGGGCCAGCGACCTCGGCCCCGGCCACATCGCACCGCGCGCGCTGATGCTGCGCGTGTTCGCGGTGAGCGACGGTCCGCAATCGTGGCGCGTGCTGCCCGGCGGGCTCGCACGCCTCGCAGGGCCCGATGCGCAGATCGCTTCGATGCAACGCGGCGGCAGCAGTGCCGACGTCTGGGTGCAGACGCACGGCGAGGTCGACCGCACCACGCTGCTGCAGCCGCACGCCACGCCGGCCTCGCTCGCGCGGCACCGCGCGCCGGTCACCAGCCGCGCGGCCGAGAACATGTTCTGGCTCGGCCGCTACACCGAGCGCGCCGAGAACGCGGTGCGACTCGCGCGGCTCACGCTCAACCTGCTGGGCAGCGAAGACCAGTCGTCGCGCCCGCTGCTCGAATGGCTGCACCGCATGGCGGTGCGCAATTCGCTGGTGCCGGCCGAGGCGCCGGGCAGCGCGCCATCACAAGACACCACGCGGGCGACGCATTCGCGCCGCGTGTTCGAGCGCGCACTCATCGCCGAGCTGGGCGACGTCGACGACGGCGGCAGCGTGGGCTACAGCCTGCGCAGCATCCGGCAGGCCGCGGCGGCCGTGCGCGAACGGCTGTCGCAGGACAACTGGAACCAGATCGTGCGCGCCGAAAGCGACTTCCTGCGGCGCGCGGCCGAGCAGGCCGGCGAAGGCAGCTTTGCGGCCGGCGCCGCCTTGCGCGCGCTCGAATCCGCCAGCACCGCATTGGCCGCCATGACCGGCGCGCAGACCGACCGCATGACGCGCGACGACGCCTGGCGGCTGCTGTCGATCGGCCGCCACATCGAGCGGCTGGCCTTTTTGTCGAGCGCGCTCGAGGCCGGCTTTGCCAACGGCGCCGTGCACGAGGTGAGCGGCTTCGAGGCGATGGTGGCGCTGTTCGACAGCACCATCACCTTCCATGCGCGCTACCAGCAGCGCCGCGACGTCGCCACGCTGGTCGACCTGCTGGTGCTCGATGCCGAGAACCCGCGCTCGCTCGCCTGGGTCACGCAGACGCTGCGCGGGCGCATCGCGCGGCTCGCGGGCAGCGCGCCGGGCAAGCTCACGGCCCTGTCGTACGAGCTGCCCGACCCCGCCACCTGGACACTCGAACACCTGTGCGCCGCCGGCCCCGGCGCCGACTACCCCGCGCTGGTGCAGCTGCTCGCCACCTGCGAGACCGCGGCGTACCACGTGTCGGACGCCATCGGCACGCGCTACTTCACGCTCACGTCCGAATCGCTGCGCTCCGTCGGCGCCTGA